One genomic segment of Penaeus chinensis breed Huanghai No. 1 chromosome 13, ASM1920278v2, whole genome shotgun sequence includes these proteins:
- the LOC125031647 gene encoding circumsporozoite protein-like, with amino-acid sequence MCESSRHFMQTHGPGTSVVSVCRIHGEHKSVKVSVLPYYFPYADAHAKGRRAKGRRGESRQGPARGVKPRAGAGSQAKGRRGESSQGPARGVTPRAGAGSHAKGRRGESSQGPARGVKPRAGAGSQAKGRRGESSQGPARGVKPRAGAGSHAKGRRGESSQGPARGVKPRAGAGSHAKARRGESSQGPARGVKPRAGAGSHAKGRRGESRQGPARGVKPRAGAGSQAKGRRGESSQGPARGVKPRAGAGSHAKGRRGESRQGPARGVKPRAGAGSQAKGRRGESSQGPARGVKPRAGAGSQAKGRRGESRQGPARGVTPRAGAGSQAKGRRGESSQGPARGVKPRAGAGSQAKGRRGESSQGPARGVKPRAGAGSHAKGRRGESTSNR; translated from the exons ATGTGTGAGAGC AGTAGACACTTTATGCAGACGCACGGGCCGGGTACATCAGTCGTGTCAGTCTGTCGGATTCATGGAGAGCACAAGTCAGTCAAGGTGTCAGTTTTACCTTACTATTTTCCTTATGCTGATG CCCATGCCAAGGGCCGGCGCGCCAAGGGCCGGCGCGGGGAGTCACGCCAAGGACCGGCGCGGGGAGTCAAGCCAAGGGCCGGCGCGGGGAGTCAAGCCAAGGGCCGGCGCGGGGAGTCAAGCCAAGGGCCGGCGCGGGGAGTCACGCCAAGGGCCGGCGCGGGGAGTCACGCCAAGGGCCGGCGCGGGGAGTCAAGCCAAGGGCCGGCGCGGGGAGTCAAGCCAAGGGCCGGCGCGGGGAGTCAAGCCAAGGGCCGGCGCGGGGAGTCAAGCCAAGGGCCGGCGCGGGGAGTCAAGCCAAGGGCCGGCGCGGGGAGTCACGCCAAGGGCCGGCGCGGGGAGTCAAGCCAAGGGCCGGCGCGGGGAGTCAAGCCAAGGGCCGGCGCGGGGAGTCACGCCAAGGCCCGGCGCGGGGAGTCAAGCCAAGGGCCGGCGCGGGGAGTCAAGCCAAGGGCCGGCGCGGGGAGTCACGCCAAGGGCCGGCGCGGGGAGTCACGCCAAGGGCCGGCGCGGGGAGTCAAGCCAAGGGCCGGCGCGGGGAGTCAAGCCAAGGGCCGGCGCGGGGAGTCAAGCCAAGGGCCGGCGCGGGGAGTCAAGCCAAGGGCCGGCGCGGGGAGTCACGCCAAGGGCCGGCGCGGGGAGTCACGCCAAGGGCCGGCGCGGGGAGTCAAGCCAAGGGCCGGCGCGGGGAGTCAAGCCAAGGGCCGGCGCGGGGAGTCAAGCCAAGGGCCGGCGCGGGGAGTCAAGCCAAGGGCCGGCGCGGGGAGTCAAGCCAAGGGCCGGCGCGGGGAGTCACGCCAAGGGCCGGCGCGGGGAGTCACGCCAAGGGCCGGCGCGGGGAGTCAAGCCAAGGGCCGGCGCGGGGAGTCAAGCCAAGGGCCGGCGCGGGGAGTCAAGCCAAGGGCCGGCGCGGGGAGTCAAGCCAAGGGCCGGCGCGGGGAGTCAAGCCAAGGGCCGGCGCGGGGAGTCAAGCCAAGGGCCGGCGCGGGGAGTCACGCCAAGGGCCGGCGCGGGGAGTCTACAAGTAATCGGTGA